One genomic window of Pseudomonas sp. LFM046 includes the following:
- a CDS encoding TetR/AcrR family transcriptional regulator, translating into MTSLVPAHSPTPPAKPAGRIRQKNEELILAAAEEEFARHGFKGTSMNTIALRAGLPKANLHYYFSNKLGLYIAVLSNHLELWDSTFNALTAEDDPAEALARYIRAKMEFSRRYPLASKLFAMEIISGGSCLEAHFDQDYRAWFKGRAGVFEAWIAAGKMDPVDPVNLIFLLWGSTQHYADFNTQICRVTGRKRLTKEDFEAATQNLIQIILKGCGLTPPATV; encoded by the coding sequence ATGACCTCGCTGGTGCCCGCCCACAGCCCGACTCCTCCCGCGAAACCCGCCGGCCGCATCCGTCAGAAGAATGAAGAGCTGATCCTCGCCGCCGCTGAGGAAGAGTTCGCCCGCCACGGTTTCAAAGGCACCAGCATGAACACCATCGCCCTGCGCGCCGGGCTGCCCAAGGCCAACCTGCATTACTACTTCAGCAACAAGCTGGGGCTGTACATTGCAGTCCTGAGCAACCACCTGGAACTCTGGGACAGCACCTTCAACGCCCTCACCGCCGAGGACGACCCGGCCGAGGCCCTGGCCCGCTACATCCGCGCCAAGATGGAATTCTCCCGCCGCTACCCGCTGGCCTCGAAGCTCTTCGCCATGGAGATCATCAGCGGCGGCAGCTGCCTGGAGGCCCACTTCGATCAGGACTACCGCGCCTGGTTCAAGGGCCGCGCCGGGGTGTTCGAAGCCTGGATCGCCGCCGGCAAAATGGACCCGGTAGACCCGGTGAACCTGATCTTCCTGCTCTGGGGCAGCACCCAGCACTATGCCGACTTCAATACCCAGATCTGCCGCGTCACCGGCCGCAAGCGCCTGACCAAGGAAGATTTCGAAGCGGCCACCCAGAACCTCATCCAGATCATCCTCAAGGGCTGCGGCCTGACGCCCCCCGCGACTGTCTGA
- a CDS encoding YigZ family protein, whose protein sequence is MPYTLSAPAEYREEIKKSRFIAHAAPVTSVAEAQAFIARLSDPAASHNCWAWKLGNQYRFSDDGEPGGTAGRPMLAAIEGQDCDQVAVLVIRYYGGIQLGTGGLARAYGGSAAKCLQGGERVELVARSRISCHPGFAELPLLKARLGEFEALLESESFDAEGAELVLALPDGQIAGLERLLRDISRGRLGVKRL, encoded by the coding sequence ATGCCGTACACGCTGTCCGCTCCCGCCGAGTACCGCGAGGAAATCAAGAAAAGCCGCTTCATCGCCCACGCCGCGCCCGTCACCAGCGTGGCGGAGGCGCAGGCCTTCATCGCCCGCCTGTCCGACCCCGCTGCCTCCCACAACTGCTGGGCCTGGAAACTGGGCAACCAGTACCGTTTCAGCGACGACGGCGAACCCGGCGGCACCGCCGGCCGTCCCATGCTCGCCGCCATCGAGGGCCAGGATTGCGACCAGGTCGCCGTGCTGGTCATCCGCTATTACGGGGGCATCCAGCTCGGCACCGGCGGCCTCGCCCGTGCCTACGGCGGGAGCGCCGCCAAGTGCCTGCAGGGCGGCGAGCGGGTGGAGCTGGTGGCCCGCAGCCGCATCAGCTGCCATCCGGGCTTTGCAGAGCTGCCCCTGCTGAAAGCCCGCCTGGGCGAGTTCGAGGCGCTGCTGGAAAGCGAAAGCTTCGACGCCGAAGGCGCCGAATTGGTGCTGGCCCTGCCGGATGGGCAGATCGCCGGGCTGGAGCGCTTGCTGCGGGATATCAGCCGGGGACGGCTCGGGGTGAAAAGACTCTGA
- a CDS encoding adenosine deaminase: MYEWLNALPKAELHLHLEGSLEPELLFALAERNKVALPWADVETLRRAYAFNNLQEFLDLYYQGAGVLRTEQDFYDLTWAYLERCKAQNVIHTEPFFDPQTHTDRGIPFEVVLSGIRQALDDGREELGISSGLILSFLRHLSEDEAQKTLDQALPFRDAFIAVGLDSSEKGHPPSKFQRVFDRARAEGFLTVAHAGEEGPPEYIWEALDLLKIERIDHGVRAIEDERLMQRIIDEQIPLTVCPLSNIKLCVFDHMRQHNILDMLECGVKVTVNSDDPAYFGGYVTENFAALHEHLGMTEDQARRLAQNSLDARLVK, from the coding sequence ATGTACGAATGGCTGAATGCCCTGCCCAAGGCCGAACTGCACCTGCATCTGGAAGGCTCGCTGGAGCCCGAGCTGCTGTTCGCCCTGGCCGAGCGCAACAAGGTGGCCCTGCCCTGGGCCGATGTTGAGACGCTGCGCCGCGCCTACGCCTTCAACAACCTGCAGGAATTCCTCGACCTCTACTACCAGGGCGCCGGCGTGCTGCGCACCGAGCAGGATTTCTACGACCTGACCTGGGCCTACCTGGAGCGCTGCAAGGCGCAGAACGTGATCCACACCGAGCCCTTCTTCGACCCGCAGACCCACACCGACCGGGGCATCCCCTTCGAGGTGGTGCTGTCCGGCATCCGCCAGGCCCTCGACGATGGCCGCGAGGAACTGGGCATCAGCTCCGGACTGATCCTCAGCTTCCTGCGCCACCTCTCCGAGGACGAAGCGCAGAAGACCCTGGACCAAGCCCTGCCCTTCCGTGATGCCTTCATCGCCGTCGGCCTCGATAGCTCAGAAAAAGGCCATCCGCCGAGCAAGTTCCAGCGCGTCTTCGACCGCGCCCGTGCCGAGGGCTTCCTCACCGTCGCCCACGCCGGCGAGGAAGGTCCGCCGGAATACATCTGGGAAGCCCTCGACCTGCTGAAGATCGAGCGCATCGACCACGGCGTGCGCGCCATCGAGGACGAGCGCCTGATGCAGCGCATCATCGACGAGCAGATCCCGCTGACCGTCTGCCCGCTGTCCAACATCAAGCTCTGCGTGTTCGACCACATGCGCCAGCACAACATCCTCGACATGTTGGAGTGTGGCGTGAAAGTGACGGTGAACTCCGACGATCCGGCCTATTTCGGCGGCTATGTCACCGAGAACTTCGCCGCCCTGCACGAGCACCTGGGCATGACCGAAGACCAGGCCAGGCGCCTGGCGCAGAACAGCCTGGATGCGCGGTTGGTGAAGTAA
- a CDS encoding 7-cyano-7-deazaguanine/7-aminomethyl-7-deazaguanine transporter has product MPAALPSIWRPALTGLIVFHILIIIASNYLVQLPMTLFGWQTTWGAFSFPFIFLATDLTVRLMGKAAARRVIARVMLPALAASYVVSVLFQDAAFQGINALGEFNLFVARISLASFLAYVLGQVLDIQVFDRLRQMRQWWIAPVASTIAGNLLDTFTFFSVAFWHSDNPFMAANWVEIATVDYGVKLAVSLLLFVPLYGVLLGGILRLLTPRPAPSL; this is encoded by the coding sequence ATGCCCGCTGCACTGCCTTCGATCTGGCGCCCGGCGCTGACCGGTCTGATCGTCTTCCACATCCTCATCATCATCGCCAGCAACTACCTGGTGCAGTTGCCCATGACCCTGTTCGGCTGGCAGACCACCTGGGGTGCGTTCAGCTTTCCGTTCATCTTCCTGGCCACCGACCTGACCGTGCGCCTGATGGGCAAGGCGGCGGCGCGGCGGGTCATCGCGCGGGTCATGCTGCCGGCCCTGGCGGCGTCCTACGTGGTCTCGGTGCTGTTCCAGGACGCGGCCTTCCAGGGCATCAACGCCCTTGGCGAGTTCAACCTGTTCGTCGCGCGCATCTCCCTGGCCAGCTTCCTCGCCTATGTGCTGGGCCAGGTGCTGGATATCCAGGTGTTCGATCGCCTGCGGCAGATGCGCCAGTGGTGGATCGCCCCGGTCGCCTCGACCATCGCCGGCAACCTGCTGGACACCTTCACCTTCTTCTCCGTGGCGTTCTGGCACAGCGACAACCCCTTCATGGCCGCCAACTGGGTTGAGATCGCCACCGTGGACTACGGCGTGAAGCTGGCAGTCAGCCTGCTGCTGTTCGTGCCGCTGTATGGCGTGCTGCTCGGCGGCATCCTGCGGTTGCTGACACCGCGCCCGGCACCCTCCCTGTAG
- a CDS encoding cytochrome b/b6 domain-containing protein, with the protein MAADSVRLWDPVVRIGHWSLVAAFIGDYFLNEAGDGWHRWLGYYAVTVVLVRLVWGFVGSGPARWADFWPHPARLVAHAKALLTGGHMHRLGHSPLGGLVMILMLVLMLGLGVTGFLMEEVDYFWGEDLPREIHVFMADSLFWLACLHVLAALVESVRMRENLPWSMVTGRRKVNHE; encoded by the coding sequence GTGGCTGCTGACTCCGTTCGCCTCTGGGACCCGGTGGTCCGGATCGGTCACTGGTCCCTGGTGGCCGCCTTCATCGGCGACTACTTCCTCAACGAGGCGGGCGACGGCTGGCACCGCTGGCTCGGCTACTACGCCGTGACGGTGGTGCTGGTTCGCCTGGTCTGGGGCTTCGTCGGCTCCGGACCTGCGCGCTGGGCGGACTTCTGGCCGCACCCGGCTCGCCTGGTCGCCCACGCCAAGGCATTGCTGACCGGCGGGCACATGCACCGCCTGGGGCATTCGCCGCTGGGCGGGCTGGTGATGATCCTCATGCTCGTGCTGATGCTGGGGCTGGGCGTCACCGGCTTCCTGATGGAAGAAGTCGACTACTTCTGGGGCGAGGACCTGCCTCGGGAGATTCACGTCTTCATGGCCGACAGCCTGTTCTGGCTGGCCTGCCTGCACGTCCTGGCTGCGCTGGTGGAAAGCGTGCGCATGCGCGAAAACCTGCCCTGGTCCATGGTGACCGGACGGCGCAAGGTGAACCACGAATGA
- a CDS encoding PepSY domain-containing protein codes for MRKLLLLSLALVSPLTFAKTECTTADKAQWQDQAKFQENLKTQGYDIKKFKVTAGNCYEIYGWDKDKRKVEIYFNPVDGQVVKQEIEE; via the coding sequence ATGCGTAAGCTCCTGCTTCTTTCCCTGGCCCTCGTCAGCCCGCTGACCTTCGCCAAGACCGAATGCACCACCGCTGACAAGGCTCAGTGGCAAGACCAGGCCAAGTTCCAGGAAAACCTCAAGACCCAGGGTTACGACATCAAGAAATTCAAGGTCACCGCCGGCAACTGCTACGAGATCTATGGCTGGGACAAGGACAAGCGCAAGGTCGAGATCTACTTCAACCCGGTGGACGGCCAGGTGGTGAAGCAGGAGATCGAGGAGTAA